GGAATTTGTGCCCCAATCAGCATTTAATGAACATAGATACTCCCTTTAATTAGAATGCAATTTAAAGATGCTAAAATGCCTCATAAAATTGTGAGCGATACAATTCTAAACATCTAGgtaaaagtaataattttaaaaaaatgtatgaaaGCATTTGTTACTATGAAAACCTGAAGTTTAATATCTACTGATGACTGAGGGAGGAAAGGTTGTATTAGTTTACAGTGAAAAACATATCTTAAActtgctgctgttctgctctATTTATGAAAGTGCAGTAAAATTGTGCTTGCCCCCATTCTTTCAGGTTTGTTGACTGGTGTTGTTGTGGACTCTGGAGATGGTGTGACTCACATTTGCCCAGTTTATGAAGGTTTCTCCCTCCCTCACCTCACGAGACGGTTAGATATTGCTGGGAGGGATATCACCAGGTACCTCATTAAGGTAagctgggagggaagagggTTTAAGGTTGAGGTGATGCTCTCTGTGGTTCAGGTCAAAATCCCTTGACAGCAAGAAACCACTGTGTATTTTCCCTTGATTATTCATGTTAATTAGATTAAGAACtcctgttttctctgtgttACTTCAGTCCTGTATTCTTACTGTGTTTCCTCATCTAAATCACAGTGATGATGTTGATGTTATTCAGAGACATCACATTTTCTTAGTGGCAATCTTGTAGGAAGGGAATTTGTTCCAtatttgggaaggaaaagctCAAAAGTTGGCTTTCTCACCTAAAGTGGAAGCTAAATTGTATTTTCTCAGCTCTACTCATCTGTTTTCAGAAAGACATCCTTGCAGTGTGGATAATAGTGTAGTGATTCTTCCCTGATAATTCAATAAGAGAACATGTTTGATAGACAATTCATTTGTTTGGGAGTTTTAAATATAAGCAACATCTTAGATTGACAAATCTTATGGTTAACCTGGAATACAGGAATGTTCTGAAGTGAAGTTCTAAAGACAAGAattattttgggttttcttcatTTGTCTTTGTTCTGGTTATGCTGATAATTGTAATGAAGAAAATTTCCCATTTGGAgtaatgctgctgcttttcgGGGGATAATGGATACACTGGGACGGATTTCTCTTAATACCCAAATTTGCCACTAAAAAAGGGAGATGAACAGAGATATGTGTCTAAATGTGTTACCCCTCTTCTGAGAGATCTAGAGTTCCTCTCATTTCCTGCTAacctgctgtgctccctccaGCTTCTCTTGCTGCGAGGTTACGCTTTCAACCATTCTGCTGACTTTGAGACGGTTCGCATGATCAAGGAGAAGTTGTGTTATGTGGGATACAACATTGAGCAGGAGCAGAAGCTGGCACTAGAGACCACAGTTCTAGTTGAATCCTACACGGTGAGTATCTCAAGACAGCTCTCCTTGTCCTAAACTTCCTAGGTTTAAATTTGGGTAGCATTTAGCTTTCATTCCTTCACAATTTTTCTTGGCAGTAGCGCTCACCTCTCGGCTTGTAGAATCAAATTAATTCGTTCTGGGAAAGTCTTCTACcggcttttttcttttcaaattgtCTGTAAATCTTTGTACTCACTTTTGTCATTGTAGATCTTTGAAGTTTTAATATTATAGTACAGGAATTTGTAGAGAAAGTGGACTTATTCTAGCATATGAAATTGTTTCAGCTTCATCCATGCAGCGCTGAGACATGAGACTGATATCTGGTGTCAGGAAAGGTGAACTTGCTCTTAGTTGAAACTTTGTGATCACAGTTGGGAAAATGTgcagaaaattattattcttgcttgtaagataatttttaaaattggtaCTAGGAGTTGGTATTGCAAGGAAATATTTGGTATCTCAGTATTGATGTATCTGGTCCCTGATGTCTCCAACTGAATTGCAGAGTGATTAAAGAATTTGTGTATTCTTTCAGTACTACTGAATGACTTCTTGCAGTGCTGACAATTATCAACAATTTCCTGTGTTAAAACATTTGGGAGCAATGTAGGTCATTTCCTCTTGGCTTTTTTTAGCATTCAAGTGGCTAAAAGTAGTCTTTTCAATGGTGTTGTTTCTTCCCTAGCTCCCAGATGGCAGGATTATCAAAGTTGGTGGAGAACGGTTTGAGGCACCGGAGGCTCTCTTCCAGCCTCACTTAATCAATGTCGAAGGGGTTGGTGTGGCTGAGTTGCTGTTCAACACCATCCAGGCTGCTGACATTGATACCAGGTATGAGCAGAACATTTAGAATCCTTTGTCTGGgtgcaggggtggcacaggagctgtcTTCAGAGTAACATCTTTTGCTTTAGACACTAATGTGTGTTCCTGGGAGAAGGGTGTatgctgggaatggggctcaGGCTAAGCTTCTGGAGCTTAACCAGTTGCTGGAAACTATTTCAGTAAGAATGAGCAAAGATAAAATCTtgaaagcacttttttttttttatttccatgagCAAGTCTGCTGAAATTGTGCAGTCTGTCTTTGCATAGTGTCTGTTTTTTAGATTTGTGTTTACTCCCCTGTGTGTACAGGTACCTTTACAGGTACAGAGCAAAGTGTTCAGCActacaaaaaatgtattttttgggTCAGGTCTGAATTCTACAAGCACATTGTGCTGTCTGGAGGGTCCACCATGTACCCTGGGCTGCCTTCACGACTGGAGCGGGAACTGAAGCAGCTCTACCTGGAGCGAGTTCTGAAAGGGGACGTGGAGAAGCTCTCGGTGGGTATGGGGCGGCTGCTGCGGCCGGGGGCGCAGAGGCTTCCCCGAGTCCCCGCTAGGGGGAACCGGGGGGCCAGAAATGACGGAGGCTGCGGGCGGCCCTCCCTGCAGCTTGCGAAATCGCTGCCCCTCCTTCCTCACACTCCTGCCTTTGCTTGGTGCATACTTGCAGTAAAGTTACCTTCTAGACCCGGCTAGTAGCCGGTAATTCCCGAAGTCTTGGGTAAAATAGGCTGAGAAATACCAGGACACATATTGTAATGTTGGTTAAACAAAGCTAAGGAGTTTCTGTGCCTTCAAGTTGTCATTgagtaaaaaaatttttttttttttttaagtctgtgAAAATTTTGGTTCATATTACAAGTGAAATACTCAAAAGAGTGAGAGAGGCTAGGGCTCTAACACACTTTCAGGTGGAGTaagtttcccttttccttttgttacTGTGATAAGCAGGCAACAGCCACACTTGTTACAGAGGTAACAGTGTGTTGTACTGAAAATTCCTTTGAGTGGAGTTTCTAATGGTGAACTGAATTGAACTTCACTGGTTCTTAATACAGTGTTCTCTGAAGGTCTTCTGTGGAATGACTCAATTGAACAGAATGTTTTACATCTGAGGCAGTGTTTCAGTCATAGCTTTGTACTCTCTTTGTAGCTCCTGAGGTTAGAGCTTTAGCACTGAAGAAGTTAAGGGAATATTAATTAGTTAAGCTGGTTTAGATTGTGTAAATTGGTATAATTCTAAAATATGTGTGATTTGATGATCTTGTTACTTCTGATAATTTCAGCCATCAAAGATTAggaattattttacttttaatagtgttcctgaaatgcagaaattggGTCTCTAATTTTCTGTCAGTATTCTGAATCCTGGGCTTTTTGTTGATATACTGAAAGTACAATTTTTGGGCAAGTGTGAATAGCTGTGTGTAATTTGCAATGCAGAGTCATTAGTATACTTCAGCTGTGCAAGCCAGAAGCTCGCAGAGTGCCCCGTGCTAGCATTTCAGTTTTTTAGTTGCATTTTTCTCACTAGACAATTTTCACTTCATTGTTGTGGTGGAAAGCCCAATTTTATTTTGCAAGGCTTTGTTTCAAGAATCCTAgtaatgatttcttttcttctcagaaatTTAAGATCCGAATTGAAGATCCCCCTCGTCGGAAGCACATGGTGTTTCTGGGGGGTGCTGTTCTAGCAGACATCATGAAAGACAAAGACAACTTCTGGATGACCCGACAAGAGTACCAAGAGAAGGGAGTGCGTGTGCTGGAGAAGCTTGGTGTGACTGTTCGATAAATCCCAAAGCTTGTTCCCATCACATGTctaaagcttttttctttcattgccAATCTCTGAACTCACTCAGCTACATGCTATGGAAGGGCCTGTGGCCTTTTGACCCAAACGTCAGGTTTTGTTCTGGTTTCTTGGGGTAGCTTTTGTTAAATGTTTCTTAATGTGGCTAAATTTGACTATTAGATTTGACCACTTCCCTGCAAACAAAACAGGGCAAGAGCAGCCTGTCTACTTCATTGTTCCCTCCCAGTAGGCAATTGGGTAATTCTGGTAGGCTTTTTCTTCTGGGTTTATTGCTCTAGTCCTGCTAGCTTTTGTCTCTAGTTCACAAAGGGTTGTGTGCCTTTTTTAGCATAAGAAAACCTTTAAACAGGAGTTTTTGCTATTGGATCATTGTGGTGGTTATCTTTGCATCTTTATGCCTCTCTCTACATtaagtttgggggttttttctttcctgcaacTAGAAATTTTGATTAAACATTGTTAAAAACTAGTTGAAGTAGCTGGAATGACTTTAACACACTGTTTTGATGTAATGTGGTTTCATATGCACTGCTGCCTAAACAGACTTCTGAGATGGTTCATCCTTCAAGGTGGTGGTGGGGCCTTCAGACTGTATTTCTCTACGTGGGAATGAATGTACAGTTGCCACAAATGGAGCAACACCTGATGTTCTGGCAAGTGTACATTTGTGGCCTTAGGTGTCTTTTTTCTGGAGAGAGGAGACAGGTTTGAgctgtgtttctttttgttaaGGGACAGATGGGGGGGTCAGCCTGACCAAAAATGCCTCTTTTTATAACTAAATTTTGGTATCATGTTGTCTCAGCATAGGAAGCAAGAATGTTAAATTAGCTATTCTGTAATTGTTGAAGAAACTTAGATATGCTGAGACAGGAGACTCTGAACTTATTGAACAGATTTAATACTTTCAGAAATGCTTGTGAAAACTGTaactataaatatttaaagccCCAGAACTAAGTTTTAAAAAGTCTGATGTTTTAAGTGCTTGTATGTACATCAGAAGCACTTCCATTAAACTTTACAAGTATATTAACCTAGTGCCAAGTAGTTACTGCAAATGAATATTTCAATGACCAATGTTTATTGCAGCAAGCAGATATTTATAAACAACCAGTGGCAGTAGGTTATAAAGAATGACTTATATTTGTTCCAGTTAAGAATAATATTGGAATAGAAGATGTTGGTTGGTAAATAGCCACAATTCATTTTATCCAGTCTTGATTTTTGATACTTAACatgggatggggaaggaagTGAAAACCAGTGATGAAAATGCTGTTTCCAGAAAGTACATTAAAGCTGAGTTGTTCTAAAAAATAGAAGTTGTCACTAA
This window of the Ammospiza nelsoni isolate bAmmNel1 chromosome 3, bAmmNel1.pri, whole genome shotgun sequence genome carries:
- the ACTR2 gene encoding actin-related protein 2 isoform X1 encodes the protein MDTLGRKVVVCDNGTGFVKCGYAGSNFPEHIFPALVGRPIIRSTAKVGNIEIKNNKMMDLMVGDEASELRSMLEVNYPMENGIVRNWDDMKHLWDYTFGPEKLNIDTKNCKILLTEPPMNPTKNREKIVEVMFETYQFSGVYVAIQAVLTLYAQGLLTGVVVDSGDGVTHICPVYEGFSLPHLTRRLDIAGRDITRYLIKLLLLRGYAFNHSADFETVRMIKEKLCYVGYNIEQEQKLALETTVLVESYTLPDGRIIKVGGERFEAPEALFQPHLINVEGVGVAELLFNTIQAADIDTRSEFYKHIVLSGGSTMYPGLPSRLERELKQLYLERVLKGDVEKLSKFKIRIEDPPRRKHMVFLGGAVLADIMKDKDNFWMTRQEYQEKGVRVLEKLGVTVR
- the ACTR2 gene encoding actin-related protein 2 isoform X2; protein product: MDTLGRKVVVCDNGTGFVKCGYAGSNFPEHIFPALVGRPIIRSTAKVGNIEIKDLMVGDEASELRSMLEVNYPMENGIVRNWDDMKHLWDYTFGPEKLNIDTKNCKILLTEPPMNPTKNREKIVEVMFETYQFSGVYVAIQAVLTLYAQGLLTGVVVDSGDGVTHICPVYEGFSLPHLTRRLDIAGRDITRYLIKLLLLRGYAFNHSADFETVRMIKEKLCYVGYNIEQEQKLALETTVLVESYTLPDGRIIKVGGERFEAPEALFQPHLINVEGVGVAELLFNTIQAADIDTRSEFYKHIVLSGGSTMYPGLPSRLERELKQLYLERVLKGDVEKLSKFKIRIEDPPRRKHMVFLGGAVLADIMKDKDNFWMTRQEYQEKGVRVLEKLGVTVR